From Temnothorax longispinosus isolate EJ_2023e chromosome 3, Tlon_JGU_v1, whole genome shotgun sequence, one genomic window encodes:
- the LOC139810117 gene encoding uncharacterized protein yields MPRHQGQHSPDGDRRGKEDGPYFLEEQFYAAEDAYLEHQITSTTPSRILSRLAVTRFMCSSAGADLYGSLLLNDVRQGPFGTPTAQLTVWGWIVSGPTGNASSDTESASVLNCVTCEETNSLLQRFWADESIPAQTPLTEEDERCERHFVETHSRNSQGRYIVRLPFKNGPPGNIGDTLQRAMLLYKKMESRLLQRLTIVNQYHEFLAEYESMGHMKLASACEASLFPPVYIPHHFVLRESSSTTKLCVVFNASYKTSDGTSLNDHLMVSPNLQQDIAAIILRWRQFCYRTLRQLGLDEGKAFPAALQILEEQIYVDDVLFGEDDIATLKETRAQLIALMKRGGFPLHKWSANSAELLQDIPADQCESSDRNLKEDDTLKVLGLSWSPHEDLFRFLATQCSPTVHTKRSILSFIAKLYDPLGWASPIVISAKILMQELWLRKLEWDTPIPEDLLTRWTDYSTDLSEVLKNLVTSLTDKRSDEGFEDFVTRAKELAKIVEADEDFPSPVKIQQ; encoded by the exons ATGCCACGCCATCAAGGTCAGCATTCACCAGACGGCGACCGCCGAGGAAAGGAAGACGGCCCGTACTTCCTTGAGGAGCAGTTTTACGCAGCCGAGGACGCCTATCTGGAGCATCAGATTACCTCAACGACACCGTCG CGGATCCTGAGCCGTCTAGCCGTCACCCGATTCATGTGCTCATCGGCGGGCGCGGACTTATACGGATCGCTATTGTTGAATGACGTTCGTCAAGGGCCTTTCGGCACTCCCACGGCTCAGCTCACAGTTTGGGGTTGGATCGTCTCAGGCCCTACCGGAAACGCTAGCTCAGATACGGAATCCGCTTCGGTTCTTAACTGCGTAACATGTGAAGAAACAAACTCGTTACTTCAGCGATTTTGGGCTGACGAAAGTATCCCTGCTCAAACTCCTCTTACTGAGGAAGACGAACGATGTGAACGACACTTCGTCGAAACCCATTCGCGTAATTCGCAGGGGCGCTACATCGTGCGTCTACCGTTTAAGAACGGTCCCCCGGGTAATATTGGTGACACTCTTCAAAGGGCTATGctcttatacaaaaaaatggaAAGCAGATTGCTGCAAAGGCTAACAATCGTTAATCAGTACCATGAATTTCTTGCGGAATACGAGTCTATGGGTCACATGAAATTAGCGAGCGCGTGCGAGGCATCGCTATTTCCCCCAGTCTACATACCTCATCATTTTGTGCTGCGCGAGTCGAGCTCAACTACGAAACTTTGCGTAGTATTTAACGCTTCCTATAAAACAAGCGACGGAACTTCGCTTAACGATCACCTGATGGTCAGCCCCAATCTTCAACAAGATATCGCGGCGATCATATTACGTTGGAGACAATTTTGCTAC CGTACTCTACGTCAATTAGGACTGGACGAAGGCAAGGCCTTCCCAGCCGCTCTCCAGATATTAGAAGAACAAATTTACGTTGATGATGTCCTCTTCGGGGAGGACGATATCGCGACTCTCAAGGAAACCCGCGCACAGCTCATCGCTTTAATGAAACGAGGAGGATTTCCCCTCCATAAATGGTCAGCGAATTCCGCGGAACTTTTGCAAGACATTCCCGCGGATCAATGCGAATCCTCTGATCGTAACCTCAAAGAGGACGATACTCTCAAAGTATTAGGTCTGTCTTGGTCGCCACACGAGGATTTATTCCGTTTTCTAGCAACTCAATGCTCTCCAACGGTGCACACGAAACGCTCCATATTGTCATTTATCGCGAAGCTTTATGACCCCCTTGGATGGGCATCCCCCATCGTCATCTCTGCTAAAATTCTAATGCAGGAGCTTTGGTTACGAAAACTTGAATGGGATACTCCGATTCCGGAAGATCTATTGACGCGTTGGACCGATTACAGCACTGATCTGT